The DNA window CCAAGAAGCCACAAACCTTGAATTTTATCATCAAACGTAAGATTTATCGCCGACAATTGATTTAGAATCCCTTGAAAAGTTCTTAAGTGATCGGTCATTGGTGAACCATTACTATACCTCAATGACATCAATTGCTTGAACAAGAACAACTTATTGTTCCCCGTCTTTCTTGTATACAACTCCTCAAGTTTGGTTCAAAGAGATCGAGCTTGAGTCACCGAGCTcacatgattcaaaatattatcaTCCATCCATTGGAGAATATAACCACAAACTTGTCTATGCAACAAAGTCCATTATTCATCACTCTTTCCATCGAGTTTTTCATTAGAGAAAACTAGTAAGTAAAAACCTTTGACATAAAGAAAatcttccatttttccttttcGAACATTATAGTTGGAACCATTCAAACTCACCATCCGAGATGTGTTCGTCTCTATTGTTACACAAATCAAATCATGGCTTTAGATACCACTTGTTGGGAGAAAATCACAAATGCAACGAAATaatttaacaatacaaaatctCCCAAATATCACATGCAACTTAGAGACATCAACAGAAACACACCAAATAACACAACAAAATTTTTGCATGAAAAAACCTCTGTTAACTAGAAATAAAAAACCAAGGAACCCGTAGGCCACTTAAAATCTCCACTATAATCAACAATGAGAACAAGCAAGGTTCCCTCTAACACTAGTTAgaggcatacataaacattatcaAGATTTACAATCAATCTTGGAATACAGCAAGAACAAAGAGAGACAAAACAACCCAAAGACACTAAGAAATTCTGACCTCAAAGATCGACTCGACAGACTGTATTATAAAGCTTAAAATTCAATCTCCACCGTTTAGAATTTGCTCCTATGAGTCATGAACACTGTGGCAAAATTTCAGGACGATCCGACCATTGGATTTTGCGCAAGCTCCAATTTTCTAAAACTAATTTGTGTAGAAAAAAGATTGCGGGAATAATGTTTTCTCTCTAGTTTTTCTTGTTGTTTCTCTCACACCATGAATGAATGACCTAATTCTCTTTGTTGAATAACAACATAGACTTATACACACATGGATCACTAACTCATGTTCATTTGGACCACCCCAAATAGGAGGGAAAAGCCCAACAATTATATCTATGTGTTGTAGAGAAATAAATATGTTAAtgaaataataatagttaaaagaattatataaaaacataatttgATTATTAACgacaaaatttattaattttattaatgagTAAATAACCTTAAATGGACCATTAAAAAGGAATTGACAAAGTAAGATAGATATTTGGAAGGATGCAATTTGGGGGTATTTCTTGACCCAAAGTTCTTTTAGCTCTTTCCCTGCCTAGTATTGGAATCCTTAACACTAACctgatttttttttttctgaTGCTTCACATCAATATATGAAATGAAAATGACCATTCAATCAATGTGCTGGTAGATCATGGGACCAGCCACTTTTGATGGATACATTCTCAAATTTGTTCTGATCGAGTAATAGCTTCAAAATTCCATTTTACAGCTTGCTTCTTAAACAGAATCTGattcatttcaaacaaaaaatcataCAACGTTACTCCTTTCTGCTCTCTATATATACTCCAACCATCATCCTAATAAATTCACAAAAACCTCATATTTACTCTTGCAACTTATATCTCATTCATACACCTAAATATTTTTTGGGTATCATTCATATACCAAACATGAGTTCCAACTTGTTTAATGTTGTGTATGCTGATACATCATCAGAGCCATCCCACGTCCAAACTTTTCATTCAACTGCTAAATGGAATGATCATTTTGATGCTATTAAACAAACTGATAAACTGGTATGTATGTTTCTGTAGCTACAATCTTTCAATAGGTCAATTATAGTTTCTTAATATAGTGTTTTGTTTGGTATAGATGGTTATTGATTTCACAGCTAAATGGTGTGGACCCTGCAAGCTTATGGACCCAACTATGAAAGATTTTGCTGCAAAATACACTGATGTTGAGTTCATTAAGCTTGATGTGGATGAGTTAATGGTATGTTACAAATTACTTTTCACTTTAAATTATCTGTAGTTTATAATTTTGCGTTCTAGATTTTTAACCAATTTCTGAACATGTAAATAATTTATGTTCAAACTGACAACGTGTTTAAACCGATATAAATAATCAAATGGTTGTGCCGAACGAGTTAAATGAGATGCACCGAACTTTGATATTAACATGATTTCCAACAGTTACTTATATGTGTTTTTTTTCACAATTTGTAAATGGCAACAGGGAGTGTCTCAAACATATCAGGTGTATTCATTGCCAACTTTCTTACTTGTAAAGAAAGGAAAAGTTATTGATAAAGTGGTGGGAGTAAGAAAGGAGGAGCTACAAAGGATGATTGAGAAACATATAAACTAAGTGTATGATATGATCATGCACTGTAACAAAAATACAGTATCTGCAGCACATTCTTCTTTGATTACAATGGAATAAGTATAACCAACAAACTCAGATTGCAATAAGTTGGTGTCATTATTTTCACCCAAAGAATTGAAAATATAGATTTCATTCTTTTATCATTTATAGAGGATTCAATGTAATATATCATATATGTTATGTTTCGGTTACACAGAGGAGTATTCATAAACTACTATCAATATTATTACATTTTTCAATGTTATTTGACTCTACTGATAATCAAAATCTTCAACTACATGCAATATTCTATTGGCTAAAATAACATAGTTCTTTTAAGTTCTTTTTTACATAGAAAATTCTAATTAATAACTAAATATCTTCTCGtattaatcaatttcaattatTATAACTAGGCACATCATATAAAACATATAAGTTTCTCCTAGAAACCTCTGTTTCCACAGCTATGCAGATAAAATTGAAACTCTGCTATCACTAATTTATGTTAttgacaattttcaaatcatataGTGGAGTGGAATAGCGTTCCTAAAGGCACTAATTTTTCAACACAGAATTAAAAAACAACcttaaaacaagaaaaaattgTTTAGATTCAACTACCCTATTGCACTATCATGCTGCTATAGCCTCTATTTGATAATGATAGATTAACCAAGAGTTAAAAACATTAGATTAGACTAAAAGTATTGGTTTAGTTATAATCAGCCTCATTCAAAATCCTTCTCACATCATGTTTCTGTTGTgaggtcaaatttgatggaaacTCAACATCAAACTTGATTCTTAGATTTCCTCTCTTGCCTGGCTCCTTTGCAAGTGGCATACCTTCATCCGGGATCACCTTCTCGTAGCCTGGCGTCACAATATCAGTAACTTCAACTGTGATATTTCTTCGATCCAAGGTTGTTATGTTGAGAGTCGTTCCAACAAGAGATTCAAGAAATGATATCTTTTGTCTCATTACCAAATCATGTCTATCCCTCTGGAATACAGGATGCGGTTTCTCATTCACCACAAAAACCAGATCAAGTGGACGAGAGCCAGGTAGCTGGTTTCCTTTCCCAGGAAAAGTGATTTTTGTGCCCTTTTTCCATCCAGGATTAATGGTGATCTTCAAGACTTCTTCTTCCGACTTCAACTCTCTGTCAAAAACAATAGATAAAAAAAGCTCTTTGTCAAACCATCTTATAAATATAAATGCATGTTCACTGCCTAATTGCGCATGGACAAGCCAAATAATCAAATGTAAAATAAGGTTAAAATGAATTGGTATAAACTGTAAGTTATTTCAATAGATTATCATGCAGAGCTTAAAACAAATTTTTATATCAATTAAGCCTCAATATAACCGCAATCGAAGCTGCAACAACCCCAATTGACAGCAATTCTCTCCAATATCAAATACTGTGATTAAACCACAATCACCGTACTATTATTCACAGATACTAATACCGATACCGTTATACACcgtttttatgttaaaaaaacaaattgtgTTTAATTCAAACTGCAACGGCAATTCTCTCCAATATCAAATACTGTGGTTAAACCATAATCACTAATTAAAACCAAGACGGTATCAATAGATGTACCGATACATCAGTTTAACAACATATGTACGGATCGAAATCACAAAAGTCTTTACGCGAACGCAACCGGTATTTGAAACCTCGAAAAACCCtaataacaaaaaataaggaGAAAAGTGGATTACCCAAATTCATCAGGAACATTTCTTACAAGATTGACCTTCTTTCTGCAACCACAATAAAGGTCCTCAAGAGAACATGCCAAGTCACtttcaacaactccaacaacagcttcatcatcaaccttcatattattattattattattattcccaTCACCATTCTCCAAATTCACTGGATATTTCCCATACAGATCATAGATCCTACGCTTCTTAGGATCACTAAGAACCTCAAAAGCCTCACAGATTCTCTTAAACGTTGCCTCAAACTCTTTTCTCCTCAAAGGCTCTTGATTAACCATATCAGGGTGCCATTTCCTTGATAAATTCTTAAACGATTTCTTGATCAGTTCATAGCTTGCATCAGGGTTCACCTTAAGAATACTGTAGTAATTCACACTACCCATCTCAcacaaaatttgaagaaattgaactcttggtaaaaaaaattgtgatttttatgTGAGTGAAAGAAAGAGTGAAACtgaaacctaatcctaatttctaGGGATTTGATTTGATGTGAGAGTGAAAGAAAGAGtgaaacctaatcctaattaataGTAACAAGGTGTGATGAGAaaacgaaaaggaaagaaatttatGGCG is part of the Vicia villosa cultivar HV-30 ecotype Madison, WI linkage group LG2, Vvil1.0, whole genome shotgun sequence genome and encodes:
- the LOC131651599 gene encoding uncharacterized protein LOC131651599, which codes for MGSVNYYSILKVNPDASYELIKKSFKNLSRKWHPDMVNQEPLRRKEFEATFKRICEAFEVLSDPKKRRIYDLYGKYPVNLENGDGNNNNNNNMKVDDEAVVGVVESDLACSLEDLYCGCRKKVNLVRNVPDEFGELKSEEEVLKITINPGWKKGTKITFPGKGNQLPGSRPLDLVFVVNEKPHPVFQRDRHDLVMRQKISFLESLVGTTLNITTLDRRNITVEVTDIVTPGYEKVIPDEGMPLAKEPGKRGNLRIKFDVEFPSNLTSQQKHDVRRILNEADYN
- the LOC131651600 gene encoding thioredoxin H2-like, with the protein product MSSNLFNVVYADTSSEPSHVQTFHSTAKWNDHFDAIKQTDKLMVIDFTAKWCGPCKLMDPTMKDFAAKYTDVEFIKLDVDELMGVSQTYQVYSLPTFLLVKKGKVIDKVVGVRKEELQRMIEKHIN